From Haemorhous mexicanus isolate bHaeMex1 chromosome 13, bHaeMex1.pri, whole genome shotgun sequence, a single genomic window includes:
- the LOC132333150 gene encoding LOW QUALITY PROTEIN: cytochrome P450 1A5-like (The sequence of the model RefSeq protein was modified relative to this genomic sequence to represent the inferred CDS: inserted 3 bases in 2 codons; substituted 1 base at 1 genomic stop codon), translating to MWPVALSASEVLLAAAAFCLVFLLVQRLRPAVPAGLRRPPGPRGYPVLGNVLELRRDTHLALTRLSRRYGDVMEVRIGTRPVLVLSGLDTIRRALVKQGDDFMGRPDLPSFHYISNGQSLAFSPDSGEVWKARRKLAQSALKSFSVAPSPTSSCSCLLEEHVSKEAEYLVTKFLQVMEKEKRFDLNQYLVVSVANVICAMCFGKRYEHDDQELLSLVNSMEEFTAVTADGNPTDFIPALRYLPSRSMKLFIDFNRFXSFLXKRVKEHYETYDENNIRDITDSLTEQCLDKKLGANTATQIPKEKIVNLVNDLFGAGFDTVTTALTWSLVCLVTNPSMQRRIHEELDRTIGRERRPRLSDRGTLPYTEAFILEMFRHSSFLPFTIPHSTTKDTVLNGHFIPKDHCMFVNQWQVNHDEKLWKDPETFNPERFLSADGTKVSKEDGEKGLVFGLGKRRCTGENIAHWQVFLFLATLLQQLEFSVGEGGRVDVTPLYXLSLKHKRWEHFQVRQRFPTKGRS from the exons ATGTGGCCCGTGGCGCTGTCGGCCAGCGAGGTGCTGCTGGCGGCCGCCGCCTTCTGCCTGGTGTTCCTGCTGGTGCAGCGGCTGCGGCCGGCCGTGcccgcggggctgcggcggccgCCGGGCCCGCGGGGCTATCCCGTGCTGGGGAACGTGCTGGAGCTGCGCAGGGACACGCACCTGGCGCTGACGCGGCTGAGCCGGCGCTACGGGGACGTGATGGAGGTGCGCATCGGGACACGGCCCGTGCTGGTGCTCAGCGGGCTGGACACCATCCGCCGAGCCCTGGTCAAGCAGGGAGACGACTTCATGGGGCGCCCCGACCTGCCCAGCTTCCACTACATCTCCAACGGGCAGAGCCTGGCGTTCAGCCCCGACTCCGGGGAGGTGTGGAAAGCGCGCAGGAAGCTGGCCCAGAGCGCCCTGAAGAGCTTCTCCGTCGCGCCCAGCCCCACCTcgtcctgcagctgcctgctggaggaGCACGTCTCCAAGGAGGCCGAGTACCTGGTCACCAAGTTCCTGCAGGtgatggagaaggagaagaggtTTGACCTCAACCAGTACCTGGTGGTGTCAGTGGCCAACGTcatctgtgccatgtgcttCGGCAAGCGCTACGAGCACGAcgaccaggagctgctcagcctggtgAATTCCATGGAGGAgttcactgctgtcactgctgatgGCAACCCCACCGACTTCATCCCCGCGCTCCGCTACCTGCCCAGCCGCAGCATGAAGCTGTTCATTGATTTCAACAGGTT CAGCTTCCTGTAGAAGAGGGTCAAGGAGCACTACGAGACCTACGACGAG aACAACATCCGGGACATCACAGACTCCCTCACTGAGCAGTGCCTGGACAAAAAACTGGGAGCCAACACGGCCACGCAGATCCCCAAGGAGAAGATTGTCAACCTCGTGAACGACCTCTTTGGAGCAG gctTCGACACCGTAACCACAGCCCTGACCTGGAGCCTCGTGTGCCTTGTGACAAACCCCAGCATGCAGAGAAGGATCCACGAGGAGCTGG ACCGGACCAtcgggcgggagaggcggccgCGGCTGTCGGACCGGGGCACGCTGCCCTACACGGAAGCCTTCATCCTGGAGATGTTCAGGCattcctccttcctgcccttcaCCATCCCACACAG CACCACCAAGGACACGGTGTTGAACGGCCACTTCATCCCAAAGGATCACTGCATGTTTGTCAACCAGTGGCAAGTGAACCACGACGA GAAGCTTTGGAAGGACCCAGAGACCTTCAACCCTGAGCGTTTCCTCAGTGCTGATGGAACCAAAGTGAGCAAAGAGGACGGGGAGAAGGGGCTGGTGTTTggcctggggaagaggaggtgcACTGGGGAGAACATTGCCCACTGGCAGGTGTTCCTCTTCCTGGCCacgctgctgcagcagctggagttCAGCGTCGGCGAGGGCGGCAGGGTGGATGTGACCCCGCTCT GACTGTCCCTGAAGCACAAGAGGTGGGAGCACTTCCAGGTCAGGCAGCGCTTCCCcaccaagggcaggagctga